The Legionella sp. PATHC032 genome has a window encoding:
- a CDS encoding JmjC domain-containing protein, producing the protein MVHFQKITVQTFLKEYWQKKPIVIRQALPDFINPVTPDELAGLALEEEIESRLVYETPEHSPQWNLKRGPFKESDLIDLPKTHWTLLVQGVDRIVPEVYELLDHFNFIPQWRVDDVMISYATLHGSVGPHYDNYDVFLYQAKGRRLWSLTSKKCHTNNFIKGLELRIMKEFEVEEQFILEEGDMLYLPPHIGHYGIAQSEECMTYSFGYRSYQGQELWDSLGDYLSEHRLFKSLYQDPDWSTLKNTSEITPKAWDNARQLLRQLMENDNIMKSWFGCFATSLDQSAEQHLALPLEEDELLSLDEFIKELTNHQEIVRDASCRFAYIMSDKESKCHFYVNGKEWDSYGVSTNLLSLIANNRFLSVKELKPYLNNKSNQLFLYELWKLQWLQTSHDQ; encoded by the coding sequence ATGGTTCACTTTCAAAAAATTACTGTCCAAACCTTTTTAAAAGAATATTGGCAAAAAAAACCAATAGTCATTCGTCAAGCCTTACCTGATTTTATTAATCCAGTTACACCGGATGAGTTGGCAGGACTTGCTCTTGAGGAAGAAATAGAAAGTCGCCTGGTCTATGAAACCCCCGAGCATTCCCCACAATGGAATTTAAAAAGAGGTCCATTTAAAGAATCTGATTTAATTGACTTGCCTAAAACTCATTGGACACTATTAGTACAAGGAGTAGACCGTATTGTTCCAGAGGTCTATGAGTTACTTGATCATTTCAATTTTATTCCTCAATGGCGAGTTGATGACGTGATGATTAGCTATGCCACTCTACATGGAAGCGTTGGTCCGCACTACGATAATTATGATGTTTTCTTGTATCAGGCTAAAGGTAGGCGGCTATGGTCATTAACCTCAAAAAAATGTCATACCAACAATTTTATAAAAGGTCTTGAACTACGAATCATGAAAGAATTTGAGGTCGAAGAGCAATTCATTCTGGAAGAAGGCGACATGCTCTATTTACCCCCCCATATAGGACATTATGGTATCGCTCAATCTGAGGAGTGTATGACTTACTCTTTTGGCTATAGAAGTTACCAAGGACAAGAATTATGGGATAGTCTGGGTGATTATTTATCTGAACATAGGTTATTCAAATCTCTCTATCAAGACCCGGATTGGTCCACTCTTAAAAACACATCGGAAATAACACCTAAAGCATGGGACAATGCAAGACAATTGCTAAGGCAACTCATGGAAAATGATAACATCATGAAATCCTGGTTCGGTTGTTTTGCTACAAGCCTTGATCAGTCAGCAGAACAACATTTAGCTCTTCCTTTAGAGGAAGATGAATTACTCAGTTTGGACGAGTTTATAAAAGAACTGACTAATCATCAGGAAATAGTTAGAGATGCCTCATGTCGTTTTGCATATATCATGTCTGACAAAGAATCCAAATGCCATTTTTATGTCAATGGGAAAGAATGGGACAGCTATGGGGTTTCAACAAACTTACTCAGCCTTATTGCCAATAATCGATTCCTATCTGTAAAAGAGTTAAAACCTTATTTAAACAACAAGAGTAATCAACTCTTCCTCTATGAGTTATGGAAATTACAATGGTTACAAACTTCTCATGATCAGTGA
- a CDS encoding alpha/beta fold hydrolase, whose product MKKNSLLAISEEGFHHIAYTEWGIFEPELPTVICVHGYTRNSRDFDELANYLSSKGHHVFCPDIAGRGDSCWFKNPRHYNFTQYVKDMTALMARTNAHQIDWIGTSMGGIIGMILAAMPNSPINKLVLNDIGPQIPIHGLRRIAKYAGKDPDFKSLEEAKQHFKASYADFGITNEKQWDIFTKNSVEQRGPNLYVTKMDPAIKKSKSILQIISEFFRHPHKALEGIFYDINLWSIWKQIKCPVLVIHGVNSDILTSEIITQMKKTHALTEVYEVENAGHAPALLDLTVHQRIEDWLATHQ is encoded by the coding sequence ATGAAAAAAAACAGCTTGCTTGCCATCTCGGAAGAAGGGTTTCACCATATTGCTTATACTGAATGGGGTATCTTTGAACCGGAGTTACCTACAGTTATTTGTGTGCATGGGTATACTCGCAATTCCAGGGATTTCGATGAATTAGCCAATTATCTTAGCTCCAAGGGACATCATGTATTCTGCCCGGATATTGCGGGTCGAGGTGATAGTTGCTGGTTTAAAAATCCCCGCCATTATAATTTTACCCAGTATGTAAAAGATATGACAGCCCTTATGGCAAGAACAAATGCTCATCAAATCGATTGGATTGGGACATCAATGGGCGGCATCATTGGCATGATTTTAGCTGCAATGCCCAATTCTCCGATCAATAAACTTGTTCTCAATGACATAGGGCCTCAAATACCTATTCATGGGTTGAGAAGAATTGCTAAATATGCAGGTAAAGACCCTGATTTTAAAAGCCTGGAGGAAGCCAAGCAACATTTCAAAGCCAGTTATGCTGATTTTGGAATTACAAATGAGAAGCAGTGGGATATTTTCACTAAAAACAGTGTAGAACAACGAGGCCCTAATCTTTATGTCACCAAAATGGATCCGGCAATAAAAAAATCAAAATCAATTTTACAAATCATTTCAGAATTTTTTCGTCATCCCCATAAAGCACTGGAAGGAATTTTTTATGACATTAATCTGTGGTCAATTTGGAAGCAGATTAAGTGTCCAGTTTTAGTTATTCATGGTGTGAATTCTGATATCTTGACTTCGGAGATAATCACACAAATGAAAAAAACTCATGCTTTAACTGAAGTTTATGAAGTAGAAAATGCAGGACACGCACCAGCTCTATTGGATCTGACTGTTCACCAAAGAATTGAAGATTGGCTTGCCACTCATCAATAA
- a CDS encoding DMT family transporter, with protein MNSQEQRGSFYAILSGFLYGFIGYFGISAIHGDLSASNMLFWRFLISSIFILIVLIPQLKNINDTYKSMFTAFLSGVLYYGLSTLLYFYASLYIGSGLSMVIFFTYPVIIMVFNYFFYSQTIPKIYYLAISVILIGMALLIDVNEIAFDLWGIFLGLASAFFYACYIVSSKNNEISPNVSTLMVCLGCMTTSLIVACLDQTFKVPTSFPVWLNLLGIGLVATVIPILLMLHSLKYISSEKASILSVLEPVFVVIFGVVLLGEELKPWHALGIVLVLAGALITLFSHRINLNQWLSAIYKS; from the coding sequence ATGAACTCCCAAGAACAACGTGGATCCTTTTATGCTATTTTATCCGGATTTCTTTACGGATTTATTGGTTATTTTGGGATTAGTGCTATCCATGGTGATTTATCAGCAAGCAATATGTTGTTTTGGCGATTTCTTATTTCCAGTATTTTTATTTTGATTGTTTTGATTCCTCAATTAAAAAATATCAATGATACCTATAAATCCATGTTTACCGCTTTTTTAAGTGGTGTCCTCTATTATGGTTTATCGACATTACTGTACTTTTATGCTTCCCTCTATATAGGCTCTGGATTATCGATGGTGATATTTTTTACTTATCCAGTGATTATTATGGTGTTCAATTATTTTTTCTATAGCCAAACAATACCAAAGATATACTATTTGGCCATATCTGTTATCCTGATAGGAATGGCGTTGTTAATTGATGTAAATGAAATCGCATTTGATTTATGGGGTATATTTCTGGGCTTAGCTTCAGCTTTTTTTTATGCGTGTTATATAGTTTCAAGTAAAAACAATGAAATTTCTCCAAATGTCTCAACCCTGATGGTATGTTTAGGCTGTATGACAACCAGTTTGATTGTAGCTTGCCTCGACCAGACCTTTAAAGTCCCAACATCATTCCCTGTTTGGCTGAATTTATTAGGCATAGGCCTTGTTGCAACGGTTATACCGATTTTGTTAATGCTACACAGCTTGAAGTACATCAGTTCGGAAAAGGCATCTATCTTATCCGTTTTAGAACCTGTTTTTGTGGTGATCTTTGGCGTAGTGCTGCTCGGTGAGGAACTCAAGCCTTGGCATGCGTTGGGTATCGTCTTGGTTTTGGCAGGCGCTTTGATTACCTTGTTTAGTCATAGAATTAATTTAAATCAATGGCTAAGCGCAATATACAAGTCCTGA
- a CDS encoding multidrug DMT transporter permease codes for MFRVLIFLSCLVILTPNTIADTNPCEKHSCIAVIDAGSTGSRLHIYSYDTDDTNTPIHIEEIWNKKIKPGFASIQPNSVTIDAYLTMLLADAPIHNIPVYFYATAGMRLLPQSQQKKYYDELDYWFRQQSQWQLVEAKTITGNDEALFDWLAVNYKLDTLKSVQNKSVGVMDMGGASVQIVFPMPKNAEISKHNQVELNIYGQNINLYVHSFLGLGQTEMSHQFLNSPSCFANDYPLPDGESGQGNAPSCKEEVTSLMNSVHKVNQQIQPLLALNPVNEWYSIGGISNLASSQLFHFENSELTNQSLLQQGDNQICHQQWDILNGQYPDDEYLYQYCLLSSYYYALMVDGYGINPNQTIHYIPPEQNLDWTIGVVLHRA; via the coding sequence ATGTTTCGAGTTTTGATTTTTCTTTCTTGCCTAGTAATTTTGACGCCAAACACTATTGCTGACACTAACCCCTGTGAAAAACACTCTTGTATAGCTGTCATTGATGCCGGAAGTACTGGTTCCAGGCTACATATCTACTCCTATGATACGGATGACACCAATACTCCAATTCATATTGAGGAAATTTGGAATAAAAAAATCAAACCTGGATTCGCCAGCATTCAGCCTAATTCCGTAACAATTGATGCCTACCTGACAATGCTATTGGCTGATGCACCAATTCATAATATACCTGTTTACTTTTACGCAACAGCTGGTATGCGACTACTACCCCAATCACAACAAAAAAAATACTATGATGAATTGGACTACTGGTTTAGACAACAATCGCAATGGCAGTTGGTCGAGGCAAAAACCATCACTGGGAACGACGAAGCATTGTTTGACTGGCTTGCTGTAAATTATAAACTTGATACATTAAAATCAGTCCAAAATAAATCAGTTGGTGTCATGGATATGGGCGGTGCTTCCGTTCAAATTGTCTTTCCAATGCCTAAAAATGCCGAGATTAGCAAACATAACCAGGTAGAACTCAATATCTATGGACAGAATATCAATCTGTATGTTCACAGTTTCCTGGGGTTAGGCCAAACAGAAATGTCACATCAATTCCTTAACTCCCCCTCTTGCTTTGCAAACGACTATCCTTTGCCAGACGGGGAGTCAGGACAGGGCAATGCTCCATCGTGCAAGGAAGAAGTAACCTCATTAATGAATAGTGTCCATAAGGTAAATCAACAAATACAACCTTTGCTTGCTTTAAATCCCGTGAATGAATGGTACAGTATTGGTGGTATTTCCAATCTTGCCAGCAGCCAATTATTTCATTTTGAAAACAGCGAACTTACTAATCAAAGTTTGCTGCAACAAGGGGACAACCAAATTTGCCATCAGCAATGGGATATACTTAATGGCCAGTATCCTGACGATGAGTACCTCTACCAATATTGTCTTTTATCCTCTTATTACTACGCATTAATGGTTGATGGTTATGGCATTAACCCCAATCAAACCATCCATTATATTCCGCCAGAACAAAATCTCGATTGGACAATTGGAGTCGTGCTTCACCGCGCTTGA
- a CDS encoding elongation factor P hydroxylase: protein MHHVEDLINIFNYCFEKDYNTRLVKGGDEPIYLPADNQRSYHALFFAHGFFSSALHECAHWLIAGEERRKLVDFGYWYAPDGRNQEQQTLFQQVEVKPQALEWILSKAAGHKFRVSIDNLNGTEVDTEAFKQAIYNQVFHYCTQGLPQRALHFRNALCAFYRQPSPLRIDDFSIDEL, encoded by the coding sequence GTGCATCACGTAGAAGATCTAATTAATATTTTTAATTATTGTTTTGAGAAAGACTATAATACTCGTCTGGTGAAAGGAGGAGATGAGCCCATTTATCTTCCTGCAGATAACCAGAGGTCTTATCATGCACTATTTTTCGCACATGGATTTTTTAGCAGCGCCTTACATGAATGTGCTCATTGGCTTATTGCTGGAGAAGAAAGAAGAAAGCTGGTTGATTTTGGCTATTGGTATGCTCCTGACGGACGTAACCAGGAACAGCAAACTTTATTTCAGCAGGTGGAGGTGAAGCCACAAGCTTTGGAGTGGATTCTTTCTAAGGCTGCCGGGCATAAATTTCGGGTAAGTATTGATAATTTAAATGGAACTGAAGTGGATACAGAAGCCTTTAAACAGGCAATCTATAATCAGGTGTTTCATTATTGTACCCAGGGGTTACCACAGCGTGCACTACATTTTCGTAATGCTTTATGTGCTTTTTACCGTCAACCTTCTCCCCTGAGAATTGATGATTTTTCAATTGATGAATTGTAA
- the gstA gene encoding glutathione transferase GstA, with product MKLYYCRGACSLVVRIILNELGLNFQDEEVDLKVKKTAGGDDFFKINPKGAVPTLVLDNGDVLTENQVILQYLTDTTPGQKLLAAVGESKRYHTLEWLNYISTELHKSLGMFFNPTVSEELKSKILTPLVMTRFAYTNTRLAKGSYLMGNEFSLPDAYLFVMVSWAKYFKLDLSRYEHLAKFMDLMQARPSVAKSLQQEKL from the coding sequence ATGAAATTATATTATTGCAGAGGAGCTTGTTCATTAGTAGTTCGTATTATACTCAATGAGTTAGGATTAAATTTCCAGGATGAAGAGGTCGATTTAAAAGTCAAAAAAACAGCAGGTGGCGATGACTTCTTCAAAATTAATCCTAAAGGAGCGGTTCCAACCCTGGTTCTTGATAATGGCGATGTCCTTACTGAAAATCAGGTTATTCTGCAGTATTTGACAGATACTACCCCAGGACAAAAATTGTTAGCTGCTGTTGGGGAAAGTAAAAGATATCATACCCTGGAGTGGTTAAATTATATTTCTACAGAGCTTCATAAGTCACTTGGAATGTTTTTTAATCCTACTGTTTCAGAGGAATTAAAATCCAAAATCTTGACTCCTTTGGTCATGACTCGTTTTGCTTATACCAATACCCGTTTGGCAAAAGGATCTTATTTAATGGGAAATGAATTTAGTTTACCTGATGCGTATTTGTTTGTTATGGTGAGCTGGGCAAAATATTTCAAACTGGATTTATCTCGGTATGAGCATTTGGCAAAATTTATGGATCTTATGCAAGCTCGCCCTTCAGTTGCCAAGTCATTACAGCAAGAAAAGTTATAG
- a CDS encoding serine hydrolase domain-containing protein encodes MKIINNLTGLLFVLCFAFLPYPISAAESSAVPHHKIQKEMNKYFRVYHNREKFTAIAVSVFIPQEKNKDILDIATFVRGTMGYPPLSQEITPLNLFDIGSITKSFAALILLQLQTEGKLSLDDPLGKWLPQYKEWKDVTLRQLLNMTSGIPNYSEDPEFAKKMEENLAAIWSDEELLGYAHPEKPLETDRENRYEYSNSNYILAGMVIEKVTQDTFENQLKQRIINPNNGLNNSFYPAGPHGSEVEKSIRDRRVHGYFYDEDNQKLIDTITNDLSWAGAAGAIVANTEDVGRWVQLLYHGLLIEPDFRDEILSQLKSVVSIKTGLPIPTVTEEDPSGFGLGVGYYYDKNSRQRFWTYQGSTLGYRVMYLWNPCNNVTVVVALNGKGGSGNAKSKMGNHIHELCLKIDNVIAKNYPYLRCAS; translated from the coding sequence ATGAAAATAATAAATAACTTAACAGGTCTCCTGTTTGTCCTCTGTTTTGCTTTTTTACCTTACCCTATCAGCGCAGCTGAATCTTCTGCTGTACCTCATCATAAAATTCAAAAGGAAATGAACAAATATTTCAGGGTTTATCACAATAGAGAAAAATTTACTGCCATTGCTGTCTCAGTGTTTATTCCCCAAGAGAAAAATAAGGATATATTAGATATTGCTACGTTTGTCAGAGGAACTATGGGATATCCTCCGCTTTCTCAGGAAATTACCCCTTTGAATTTGTTTGACATCGGAAGTATTACCAAATCCTTTGCTGCATTGATTTTGCTTCAACTGCAGACTGAAGGCAAATTATCACTGGATGATCCCTTGGGTAAATGGCTACCTCAATACAAAGAATGGAAAGATGTGACATTAAGACAATTATTGAATATGACCAGTGGTATTCCCAATTATTCTGAAGATCCTGAATTTGCAAAAAAAATGGAAGAAAATTTGGCAGCCATCTGGAGCGATGAGGAGTTGTTAGGTTATGCCCATCCTGAAAAACCTTTAGAAACTGATAGAGAAAACAGGTATGAATATTCCAATTCCAATTATATTCTTGCTGGAATGGTTATTGAAAAGGTGACGCAAGATACTTTTGAGAATCAGTTAAAACAAAGGATTATCAATCCGAACAATGGATTAAACAATTCATTTTATCCTGCAGGGCCACATGGTTCAGAAGTCGAAAAATCAATCAGGGATAGGAGGGTCCATGGTTATTTTTACGATGAGGATAATCAAAAATTAATCGATACAATAACCAATGATTTATCCTGGGCTGGTGCAGCAGGTGCTATTGTTGCAAATACGGAAGACGTTGGTCGTTGGGTGCAGCTTTTATATCATGGTTTGCTTATAGAACCTGATTTCAGAGACGAGATTTTATCCCAATTGAAGTCAGTGGTTTCAATAAAAACAGGGTTGCCTATCCCTACAGTTACAGAAGAGGATCCTAGTGGTTTTGGATTGGGTGTTGGTTATTATTATGATAAAAATTCCAGGCAGCGTTTTTGGACTTACCAGGGCAGCACCCTTGGTTACAGGGTGATGTATTTGTGGAATCCTTGTAATAATGTAACGGTTGTTGTGGCTTTGAATGGGAAAGGTGGTTCTGGCAATGCTAAATCAAAAATGGGTAACCATATCCATGAACTGTGCTTGAAGATAGACAATGTCATCGCTAAAAATTATCCATACTTGCGATGCGCAAGCTAA
- the gltX gene encoding glutamate--tRNA ligase: MTVRTRFAPSPTGFLHVGGVRTALFSWLYAKHHNGQFILRIEDTDRERSTQESVQAILDGMAWLGLNFDEGPYYQTERYARYQQVAQQLLEEGKAYRCQCSKERLEALREAQLAAKEKPRYDGHCRNQNLPDSGAAYVVRFKNPDAGIVSFHDEVYGDIHIDNNELDDLILVRSDGHPTYNFAVVIDDWDMKITHVIRGDDHINNTPRQINLFKALNAPVPVFAHLPMILGEDGKRLSKRHGAVSVLQFKELGILPHALLNYLVRLGWSHGDQEIFSVEEMIASFDLKNVSRGVSSFNYDKLYWLNQHYQKSDSPESVARALRWHFEQAGMDLNKGPDLKDLVAVQAERCKSLAEMCQISQYFYTDSIEYNEDAVKKYLRPVVLEPLMVLHERLKSLNEWKNDKIQECINDVSLQFDLNLGKIAQPLRVAVTGSGTSPSIDMTLTLLGKDKSIKRLEDALEKIRTRANAI; this comes from the coding sequence ATGACTGTTAGAACCCGATTTGCCCCAAGCCCTACAGGTTTTTTACACGTTGGTGGGGTAAGGACTGCTTTATTTTCATGGCTGTATGCAAAACATCATAACGGGCAATTTATACTGCGTATAGAAGATACGGACAGAGAGCGTTCGACTCAAGAGTCGGTACAAGCTATTTTAGACGGTATGGCTTGGTTAGGGCTTAACTTCGATGAAGGCCCTTATTATCAGACTGAACGATACGCTCGTTATCAGCAAGTAGCGCAGCAACTTTTGGAAGAAGGGAAGGCCTATCGCTGTCAATGCAGTAAGGAGAGATTGGAAGCATTAAGAGAGGCTCAATTAGCAGCCAAGGAAAAGCCACGCTATGATGGGCATTGCAGAAACCAAAATCTTCCTGATAGCGGAGCTGCTTATGTTGTTCGCTTTAAAAATCCCGATGCGGGTATAGTATCTTTCCATGATGAGGTTTATGGCGACATTCATATCGATAATAACGAACTGGATGATTTGATTTTAGTTCGTTCTGATGGGCATCCTACCTATAATTTTGCTGTAGTTATCGATGATTGGGATATGAAAATAACTCATGTCATTCGTGGGGATGATCATATCAATAATACTCCGAGGCAAATTAATTTATTCAAGGCATTGAATGCTCCGGTACCTGTTTTTGCCCATTTGCCCATGATCTTGGGTGAAGATGGTAAACGACTGTCAAAGCGACATGGCGCAGTAAGTGTCCTGCAGTTCAAGGAGCTGGGTATTTTACCTCATGCTCTATTGAATTATTTGGTTCGTTTGGGATGGTCTCATGGTGATCAGGAAATTTTTAGCGTAGAAGAAATGATAGCCAGCTTTGACTTAAAAAATGTCAGCCGAGGCGTCTCAAGTTTCAACTATGATAAGTTGTATTGGTTGAATCAGCATTATCAAAAAAGTGACTCCCCAGAATCAGTTGCCAGGGCTTTGCGCTGGCATTTTGAGCAGGCAGGAATGGATTTAAATAAAGGTCCCGATTTGAAGGATTTGGTCGCAGTTCAGGCAGAGAGATGTAAGTCATTAGCAGAAATGTGTCAGATTAGTCAGTATTTTTATACAGATAGTATTGAATATAATGAAGATGCCGTTAAAAAATACTTGCGGCCAGTTGTTCTGGAGCCTTTAATGGTATTGCATGAGCGTTTAAAGTCACTTAACGAATGGAAAAATGACAAAATTCAAGAATGCATCAATGATGTGAGCCTGCAATTTGATTTGAATTTAGGTAAAATAGCTCAACCATTACGTGTTGCGGTAACCGGATCCGGAACATCTCCTTCCATTGATATGACTTTGACTTTGTTAGGTAAAGACAAATCAATCAAACGACTTGAAGATGCTTTGGAGAAAATACGTACCAGAGCCAATGCTATTTAG
- the letS gene encoding two-component system sensor histidine kinase LetS translates to MLKSIGIKYQLRITTLIPAFLVALLFAFFYNGLFGKDLKQHMSRLGEAYIRQLLPAAQYAMLRNDYRTLQGLINASTINPEVKALAFYNADGRLIAYRGGKHSIHKPFNPPDYTGDYIESRQINPFTINFIAPITIPKFNLYSSTEFKEPSMPKIFQADDILGWLSIDIDTQSLLIKRYQMLIVTIFITLFGLLMGLTIHYFLSKRIYMPIARLRRSMKQILSNEFETEIRVSSPGELGIIEKGCAHLQRQYLNTVRDLNHHIEIATADLQQSLELLEEKNIELSLEKKKTEEKSRQKSEFIANMSHEIRTPMNGVIGFTNVLLESKLDPLQLDYVKTIKSSAQDLLSIINDILDFSKIDAGKLNLDCIPIDIRGCIDEVLSLASPNAHKKGIDLIPITDINVPKMVLGDPLRIKQIISNLVTNAVKFTDHGYVLIRTKIEQETDKDYTLLFAITDTGIGISPEDQTKLFTAFNQADTSITRRYGGSGLGLVICKKLCEEMHGRISLTSEINKGSTFSARIKVEKLIAYEIEKNQTHRFAHLKIICFDDNPLHLEAIGNGLGFWGIEAIRVDSFNKLSRTLTKHKDCRIAFINVNQGCERQVAELIAKHKQIPFVLISKWPINDFAALGARGFLYKPVSIQKLQDLIESIANENQAEKNNNQELDTLREQLRFLHPEILIAEDNPVNKMLLTSLLNNNANITTVDDGEMAVTACEDKKFDMILLDLQMPKLNGLEAAKMIRQKSLLNKHSPIVLITASSSDLSSIDMKKSGVDFCFQKPIDEKQLLIQILRIVDKTKHAAIDWQLCVQKVSGNQALAEEFLAKFIEELYKNREEFIQLMHQKNVKGLADLAHKLHGACCFCGVPTLQKRVSQLEKLARRTANADNLTETFTDLIQSIDAVISEYENQYLQ, encoded by the coding sequence ATGTTGAAAAGTATTGGTATTAAGTATCAGCTAAGAATCACCACGCTTATTCCTGCCTTTTTAGTCGCCTTGCTTTTTGCTTTTTTTTATAACGGTCTATTTGGTAAAGACCTAAAGCAGCATATGTCCAGGCTAGGTGAAGCCTACATCAGGCAATTACTACCAGCCGCCCAGTATGCTATGCTTCGCAATGATTATCGTACATTACAGGGCTTAATCAATGCCTCAACCATTAATCCGGAAGTAAAGGCTTTGGCATTTTATAATGCCGATGGTCGATTAATTGCCTATCGTGGTGGAAAACATTCTATTCACAAACCCTTCAATCCTCCTGACTATACAGGTGACTACATTGAAAGTAGGCAAATCAATCCTTTCACTATTAATTTTATAGCACCGATTACTATCCCAAAATTCAATTTGTACTCGAGTACAGAATTCAAAGAGCCTTCTATGCCTAAAATATTCCAAGCCGACGATATATTAGGCTGGCTATCCATTGATATTGATACGCAATCGTTACTTATAAAACGCTATCAAATGCTTATTGTTACCATTTTTATCACTCTGTTCGGTTTACTCATGGGTTTAACAATTCATTACTTCTTGTCTAAACGAATTTACATGCCTATTGCCCGGTTGCGTCGAAGTATGAAGCAAATTTTAAGTAACGAATTTGAAACTGAAATTCGTGTTTCAAGCCCCGGAGAATTAGGAATAATTGAAAAAGGTTGCGCTCATTTGCAACGACAATATTTAAATACCGTTCGTGATTTGAATCACCATATTGAAATCGCTACCGCAGATCTGCAACAAAGTCTCGAACTTCTGGAAGAAAAAAACATTGAGCTATCACTGGAGAAGAAAAAAACTGAAGAAAAAAGCCGGCAAAAATCAGAATTTATTGCCAACATGAGTCATGAAATACGCACCCCAATGAATGGAGTGATTGGTTTTACCAATGTTTTATTGGAAAGCAAGCTGGATCCTTTACAACTGGACTACGTTAAAACAATCAAATCATCCGCGCAGGATTTGTTAAGTATCATCAATGATATTTTGGATTTTTCCAAAATTGATGCGGGGAAATTAAACCTGGATTGCATCCCCATAGACATAAGAGGCTGCATTGATGAGGTTTTATCTCTGGCAAGTCCCAATGCACATAAAAAAGGAATTGATTTAATCCCGATTACAGACATCAATGTGCCCAAAATGGTATTAGGAGACCCTTTAAGAATCAAACAAATAATCAGTAATCTGGTAACCAATGCAGTAAAATTTACCGACCATGGATACGTTCTTATACGCACTAAAATCGAACAAGAGACAGATAAAGATTACACCTTGTTGTTTGCCATTACTGATACGGGAATAGGTATTTCACCAGAGGATCAAACGAAACTGTTTACCGCCTTCAATCAGGCAGACACCAGCATTACACGCCGTTACGGCGGATCAGGATTAGGCTTGGTTATATGTAAAAAACTATGTGAAGAAATGCATGGACGTATTAGTCTAACCAGTGAAATCAACAAAGGCTCTACTTTTAGCGCGCGCATTAAAGTTGAAAAACTAATCGCTTATGAGATTGAAAAAAATCAAACTCATCGTTTTGCCCATTTAAAAATCATATGCTTTGACGATAATCCCCTCCATTTGGAAGCAATAGGGAATGGCTTGGGTTTTTGGGGTATAGAGGCTATACGCGTTGATTCATTTAATAAACTTTCCCGAACATTAACAAAACATAAAGATTGCAGAATCGCCTTTATTAACGTCAATCAAGGGTGTGAACGACAAGTAGCCGAGCTAATTGCCAAACATAAACAGATTCCTTTCGTATTAATTTCCAAATGGCCTATCAATGATTTTGCGGCACTAGGTGCCAGGGGATTTCTTTATAAACCTGTCAGCATTCAAAAACTTCAAGATCTCATCGAATCGATAGCCAATGAAAACCAGGCCGAGAAAAATAATAACCAGGAACTGGATACTTTACGCGAACAACTTCGCTTTCTTCATCCAGAGATACTGATTGCAGAAGACAACCCAGTCAATAAAATGCTATTAACATCCTTATTAAATAATAATGCCAATATAACAACAGTTGATGATGGTGAAATGGCTGTTACTGCTTGTGAAGATAAAAAATTTGACATGATTTTACTGGATCTGCAAATGCCAAAACTTAATGGTTTGGAAGCAGCCAAAATGATACGTCAAAAATCCTTACTGAATAAACACTCCCCTATTGTACTCATTACTGCCAGTAGCAGTGACCTGAGCTCCATCGATATGAAAAAATCTGGGGTTGACTTTTGTTTTCAAAAGCCTATAGATGAAAAGCAATTGTTAATCCAAATTCTTCGCATCGTTGATAAAACCAAACATGCTGCGATTGATTGGCAATTATGTGTTCAGAAAGTTTCAGGGAATCAAGCGCTTGCTGAAGAGTTCCTGGCCAAATTTATTGAAGAATTATATAAGAATCGTGAAGAATTTATTCAGTTGATGCATCAAAAAAACGTAAAAGGCCTGGCCGATTTGGCTCATAAATTACATGGTGCCTGTTGTTTTTGTGGTGTACCTACTTTACAAAAGAGAGTATCTCAGTTAGAGAAGCTTGCAAGACGAACAGCTAATGCTGACAATTTAACTGAAACCTTTACCGATTTAATACAAAGTATTGATGCGGTGATTAGTGAATATGAAAATCAGTATTTACAATAA